Proteins from one Oscillatoria nigro-viridis PCC 7112 genomic window:
- a CDS encoding ribbon-helix-helix domain-containing protein: protein MHTLPRTSTTEMEVTSIRLERELKERLKELAGNQGYQALIRDLLWNYVQQKSGEYRQMFSRSDIRASINATAQQEERCALTGELIRPGGPMLLGLTVHGEMVPLSMGSMAG, encoded by the coding sequence ATGCATACCCTACCTAGAACCTCAACCACCGAAATGGAAGTCACCAGCATTCGACTCGAAAGAGAACTCAAAGAGAGACTTAAAGAACTCGCGGGCAATCAAGGCTATCAAGCTTTGATTCGAGATTTGCTCTGGAATTACGTGCAGCAGAAGTCTGGAGAGTATCGGCAGATGTTTTCTCGATCGGATATTCGAGCCAGCATTAATGCCACAGCACAGCAGGAGGAACGCTGCGCGCTTACAGGAGAGTTGATTCGACCGGGCGGGCCGATGTTATTAGGACTGACGGTGCACGGCGAAATGGTGCCGCTGAGTATGGGAAGTATGGCTGGATAA
- a CDS encoding HNH endonuclease: protein MTVVTDVLRQSVVVFSQNYLPMSRVNIKRAIVLLVTGKAEPLDFSIGNGWLVRSPSNSIHVPEQIRLTFGNRERLWKVPPVNRREVLRRDAHSCQYCGSSRHLTLDHVMPRSKGGPHTWDNVVTACEGCNSRKGDRTPVEAGMSLRTKPKAPIHPTVAFAELFWHEYQIGEQGMGNRASGMGHGE, encoded by the coding sequence GTGACCGTAGTAACTGATGTATTGAGGCAATCTGTGGTGGTGTTTTCTCAGAATTACCTACCGATGAGCCGTGTCAACATCAAACGGGCGATCGTACTTTTGGTAACAGGCAAGGCTGAACCTCTGGATTTTAGCATTGGCAACGGCTGGCTGGTACGATCGCCCAGCAACAGCATCCACGTACCCGAACAAATCCGCTTGACTTTTGGTAACAGGGAACGCCTGTGGAAAGTGCCCCCGGTCAACCGCCGGGAAGTTCTGCGCCGCGACGCTCATTCTTGCCAATACTGCGGTAGCAGCCGGCATTTGACGCTGGATCACGTGATGCCTCGCTCGAAGGGCGGCCCGCATACTTGGGACAACGTGGTGACTGCTTGCGAAGGGTGCAACTCCCGTAAGGGCGATCGAACTCCCGTAGAAGCTGGAATGTCTCTGCGAACTAAGCCGAAGGCCCCCATACACCCCACTGTTGCTTTTGCCGAACTGTTTTGGCACGAATATCAAATTGGGGAACAGGGCATGGGGAATAGGGCATCCGGCATGGGGCATGGGGAATAG
- a CDS encoding alr0857 family protein, whose product MLKLTYTETGFNLERLAQSPEQLVALRVVLAMRVGQSISVEPSTAAFLLPANLPALPLLESEARRNDNDAIELCVADADFVEVTLRGTWISSTSEGADGVFATVLGDRAELLLLKLWLETQAAAEVVGEIGD is encoded by the coding sequence ATGCTGAAGTTGACTTACACTGAAACGGGCTTTAACCTCGAGCGTTTGGCTCAATCTCCCGAACAGTTAGTGGCGCTGCGAGTTGTGCTGGCTATGCGAGTTGGTCAAAGCATCAGCGTCGAACCGAGCACTGCGGCATTTTTGCTGCCCGCGAATTTGCCGGCGCTGCCTCTGTTGGAATCCGAGGCCCGCCGAAACGACAACGATGCGATCGAGCTTTGTGTTGCTGATGCTGACTTTGTAGAAGTAACTCTGCGCGGTACGTGGATTTCTAGCACGTCTGAGGGGGCTGACGGCGTGTTTGCGACTGTGTTGGGCGATCGGGCGGAGTTATTGCTGCTCAAACTCTGGCTCGAAACTCAGGCTGCTGCGGAGGTTGTCGGGGAAATCGGCGATTAA
- a CDS encoding ShlB/FhaC/HecB family hemolysin secretion/activation protein, translating into MINWQSQAAYQLILDKILIMRPSANIAIFRLAISLLTGLPIACFYANKAISQTSDISQLPVAADNSADPGNQVLALQKLEIKQDETATNLNQLPNAIETNPEPETPSNPAENSQEGCSTIDETACGAGILPAAKNLVDSDPQCQNPLDCNFLAQNPQTPPGNLPPDLNRDRVPDPLLPSPPTQPDPNRDRFLQPAPQPSPEPPQVPPTVAPSPPSPVPPTLPNTPIEVQKIQVVGSTILSQDEINALVNPLEGRSTTLQQLKQIADKITEIYLNRGYITSRAVLPPQTITAGVVQIQVIEGKLARIEVEGTKRLHPSYIRSRIRLGAGMPLSTASLEDQLRLLRVDPLFDNVEASLRAGDSEGESILIVRVSEANPFQSTFSIDNYSPPSVGSERLGVSLRHRNITGNGDELAAAYYRSLGDSDVFDFSYRVPLNAMNGTLQLRAAPNRNSIVQPPFDTFDISGKSHLFEVSYRQPLRRTPIEEFALSAGFTYQTGRTFLGGDPVSFGIRPESKGVSTTSAIKLGQDYIRRDPQGAWAVRSQFTIGTSLFDATQYEGSDPDGQFLSWLGQVQRVQRLNDKHLLILQADLQLSANSLLPSQQFVIGGGQSLRGYRQNVRSGDNGFRVSLEDRITLQRDASGNPKLQLAPFFDAGTVWNVANNPNKLTNQTFLAGVGLGLLWEPIQRVNLRVDYAFPLVGISDRGDNLQDKGIYFNIIYTP; encoded by the coding sequence ATGATAAACTGGCAGAGTCAAGCAGCATACCAACTTATTTTAGACAAAATATTAATTATGCGCCCGAGTGCAAATATTGCAATATTTCGGTTGGCGATTTCACTTCTGACTGGGTTGCCGATCGCTTGCTTTTATGCCAATAAAGCTATATCCCAAACTTCCGATATTTCTCAGTTGCCCGTCGCCGCTGACAACTCAGCAGATCCGGGCAATCAAGTATTAGCACTGCAAAAACTGGAAATCAAGCAGGATGAAACAGCAACAAACTTAAATCAGCTTCCCAATGCGATCGAGACCAACCCTGAACCAGAAACACCATCGAACCCCGCCGAGAACAGCCAAGAAGGCTGTTCCACAATCGATGAAACTGCTTGTGGTGCGGGCATCTTGCCCGCAGCCAAAAATCTGGTTGACAGCGATCCCCAATGTCAGAACCCGCTAGATTGTAATTTTTTAGCCCAAAACCCGCAGACGCCGCCGGGAAACCTCCCGCCCGACTTAAACCGCGATCGAGTACCAGATCCGCTGTTACCGTCGCCGCCGACTCAGCCAGATCCAAATCGCGATCGATTTCTGCAACCGGCCCCCCAGCCTTCCCCAGAACCTCCCCAAGTACCGCCAACAGTAGCGCCTAGCCCCCCGTCGCCAGTTCCCCCAACCCTGCCGAATACACCAATTGAGGTGCAGAAAATTCAAGTAGTTGGCAGCACAATTTTAAGCCAAGACGAAATTAATGCCTTAGTCAACCCGTTAGAAGGCCGTTCTACCACCCTACAACAGCTCAAACAAATCGCCGACAAAATTACCGAAATTTACCTCAACCGTGGCTACATCACTTCGAGAGCAGTCTTGCCGCCCCAAACTATCACCGCAGGGGTAGTCCAAATTCAAGTTATCGAAGGCAAGCTAGCCCGAATTGAGGTAGAAGGAACTAAAAGATTGCATCCAAGTTACATCCGCAGCCGGATTCGACTCGGTGCCGGAATGCCTTTAAGCACAGCTTCCTTAGAAGACCAACTCCGGCTGCTGCGAGTCGATCCTTTATTTGACAATGTAGAAGCCAGTCTGCGGGCTGGGGATAGTGAAGGCGAGAGCATTCTGATCGTCCGAGTCTCGGAAGCTAATCCGTTTCAATCTACTTTCAGCATTGACAATTACTCGCCTCCCAGTGTCGGTTCCGAAAGATTGGGAGTTAGTCTGCGCCACCGCAATATAACAGGAAATGGCGACGAACTGGCGGCGGCTTATTACCGATCGCTCGGCGATTCAGACGTGTTTGATTTCAGCTATCGCGTGCCGCTAAATGCGATGAACGGCACTTTGCAATTGAGGGCGGCACCGAACCGCAACAGTATCGTACAACCACCTTTTGACACTTTTGACATTTCGGGAAAATCGCATTTATTTGAAGTTAGTTACCGCCAGCCGCTGCGGAGAACGCCGATCGAAGAATTTGCCTTGTCTGCGGGTTTTACTTATCAGACAGGCAGAACTTTTCTCGGTGGCGACCCGGTTTCTTTTGGCATCCGCCCGGAGTCCAAGGGTGTCAGCACTACGAGCGCAATTAAGCTGGGACAGGACTACATTCGGCGCGACCCGCAGGGGGCTTGGGCAGTGCGATCGCAATTTACGATCGGCACTAGCTTGTTTGATGCTACTCAATACGAAGGTTCCGATCCCGACGGACAATTTTTGAGCTGGCTGGGTCAAGTGCAGCGAGTACAGCGATTGAATGACAAACATTTATTAATTTTGCAGGCAGACTTGCAGTTGTCAGCTAATAGTTTGTTGCCTTCCCAGCAATTTGTAATTGGCGGCGGACAATCTTTGCGAGGCTACCGCCAAAATGTCCGTTCTGGCGATAACGGCTTCAGAGTTTCCCTCGAAGATCGGATTACTTTGCAGCGCGATGCTTCGGGAAATCCTAAACTACAATTAGCTCCATTTTTCGATGCGGGTACTGTATGGAACGTTGCGAACAATCCTAATAAATTAACCAATCAGACATTTTTAGCAGGTGTGGGTTTAGGGTTACTCTGGGAACCGATACAGCGGGTGAACCTGCGCGTAGATTACGCTTTTCCTTTGGTGGGAATTAGCGATCGGGGTGACAATCTGCAAGATAAGGGAATTTACTTCAACATAATTTATACGCCCTAA
- a CDS encoding DUF928 domain-containing protein — protein sequence MALKSALNIGALSLILSLEAVAAGSFLIPAEALNSPANIVQRPSRPQLPLNWQTVQPPEPSGSRPNIQLTGAAWNSFQPPEDGVPGRREGGGTRGLKCPAATTALTALIPQSTMGQTISAKPTFFYYLPVALDKTVQFELADERDKTLYKKSFRLVTSRAGVVSVSLGSDDNSPALEVGKNYQWYFTIKCNPKNTTDDVLVSGWINRTALAPTVKIELDRSSDSLAKLSIFAQQGLWYEYLATLAQLRIESPSDASLALKWSAVLNSVELGKIAQEPLVTSELTPITKK from the coding sequence ATGGCTTTGAAGTCTGCTCTAAATATCGGTGCTCTTTCCTTAATTCTGTCTTTAGAGGCAGTTGCCGCCGGTAGTTTTTTAATACCAGCAGAGGCTCTCAACAGCCCCGCAAATATTGTCCAGCGCCCCTCACGACCGCAGCTACCGCTCAACTGGCAAACAGTTCAACCCCCTGAACCCAGCGGAAGCAGACCGAACATTCAGTTAACGGGAGCCGCGTGGAATAGCTTTCAACCGCCGGAGGACGGAGTACCCGGAAGGAGGGAAGGGGGAGGAACCCGCGGCTTAAAATGCCCCGCGGCCACAACTGCCTTAACTGCCTTGATTCCCCAATCAACTATGGGGCAAACCATATCAGCAAAGCCAACATTTTTCTACTATCTTCCCGTAGCCCTCGACAAAACAGTTCAGTTTGAGTTAGCAGACGAAAGGGACAAAACACTATACAAAAAAAGTTTTCGCCTGGTAACTAGCCGTGCAGGTGTAGTTAGCGTCAGCCTCGGCTCCGACGACAACTCGCCAGCCCTGGAAGTTGGCAAAAACTATCAATGGTACTTTACTATCAAATGCAACCCAAAAAATACAACCGATGATGTTCTCGTTTCCGGGTGGATCAACCGCACTGCACTCGCCCCAACCGTGAAAATAGAGTTGGATCGATCGTCCGACAGCCTAGCCAAACTCAGCATATTTGCCCAACAAGGTCTCTGGTACGAGTACCTGGCAACTCTCGCTCAATTGCGTATCGAGTCTCCCAGCGATGCCAGTTTAGCGCTCAAGTGGTCAGCAGTGCTCAACTCAGTCGAACTCGGCAAAATAGCCCAAGAACCCTTAGTCACCAGTGAGTTAACACCCATAACCAAAAAATAA
- a CDS encoding transglutaminase-like domain-containing protein, which produces MNLDSPVLSDKQPSRLQMVRPIGVLALHGIAFLGNRLFAVDRAEGLLLEIDRESDNTTVLNPYHTAKFAGATGLAISEDTLWFARDEDVCCCRGAIRDGAIAELKPEHFVSLSYPADGIAVWKSTLYVTCQRLNSILVFDLKTGREITRFYAPGIGVENITVRDEEIWVCDKTEQTVYCLERGTGEIKFSVLTPFESPSGLAFHKDVETGEEVLYVAYAGDELYIRDDPNSEDPFQLTKRDRTFIQPLSFHYNEADRYALSNGFLMEMSYVEELSPLDEVEIENLEWRIALPSQTHRQKVRKVTPIGMPFTEEIQEGERVAVFKFDRLLKGERRIFGWKALLEVRSIKYQLSPRDVEKIPKLSPEFAAKYLVDNDNLAMDTDIVRSAAVAAIGSETNILRQLLSIRNFVYDQLSYGIRPHIDTPDIVLRRGIGSCGEYVGVLLALARLNGIACRTIGRYKCPAFADRKGVSLEPDFNHVWLEFYIPGFGWVPMESNPDDIQDRGPYPLRFFMGLAWYHVEIGKGIRFQSLTSGGLPLNKEEVSVGSLAINHVRFTILEELPAV; this is translated from the coding sequence ATGAATCTCGATTCACCTGTTCTTTCGGACAAACAGCCTTCGAGGCTGCAGATGGTAAGACCCATCGGAGTCTTGGCACTGCACGGCATTGCTTTTTTAGGAAATAGGTTGTTCGCTGTCGATCGCGCCGAAGGGCTGCTATTGGAGATCGATCGAGAAAGTGACAACACTACTGTTTTGAATCCTTATCACACGGCTAAGTTTGCCGGCGCAACGGGGCTGGCTATTTCGGAAGATACTCTGTGGTTTGCGCGGGATGAGGATGTTTGTTGCTGTCGGGGCGCAATTCGGGACGGGGCGATCGCTGAACTCAAGCCGGAACATTTTGTTTCGCTTTCTTATCCTGCTGACGGGATTGCTGTGTGGAAATCTACGCTTTATGTGACTTGCCAAAGATTAAACTCGATTCTGGTTTTTGACCTGAAAACTGGTCGCGAAATTACTCGGTTTTACGCTCCGGGTATTGGGGTGGAAAATATCACAGTTCGGGATGAGGAAATTTGGGTTTGCGATAAGACTGAGCAAACTGTTTACTGTTTGGAACGGGGAACAGGGGAGATTAAATTTAGCGTTTTGACTCCCTTTGAATCGCCTTCTGGTTTGGCTTTTCACAAGGATGTGGAAACTGGGGAGGAGGTTCTGTACGTGGCTTATGCTGGAGATGAACTTTACATCCGGGACGACCCGAATTCGGAAGATCCTTTTCAGTTGACGAAGCGCGATCGCACTTTTATTCAGCCTTTGTCTTTTCACTACAATGAAGCTGACCGCTACGCTCTGTCAAACGGTTTTTTGATGGAAATGTCTTATGTGGAGGAACTGTCTCCCCTCGATGAGGTAGAAATCGAAAATTTGGAGTGGCGGATTGCTTTGCCTTCGCAAACTCACCGGCAAAAGGTAAGGAAAGTTACGCCGATCGGAATGCCTTTTACTGAGGAAATTCAGGAAGGGGAACGGGTGGCGGTGTTTAAGTTCGATCGGCTGCTTAAGGGGGAACGCCGAATTTTTGGCTGGAAGGCTTTGTTAGAAGTTCGATCGATTAAGTATCAGTTGTCGCCTCGGGATGTCGAAAAGATTCCCAAGCTGTCGCCGGAGTTTGCAGCTAAGTATTTGGTGGATAATGATAATTTGGCGATGGATACGGATATTGTGCGATCGGCTGCTGTGGCTGCCATTGGCTCGGAAACTAACATTCTCAGGCAATTGCTGAGCATTCGCAATTTTGTTTACGACCAACTTTCTTACGGGATTAGGCCTCACATTGACACTCCCGATATTGTGCTGAGGCGCGGTATCGGTTCCTGCGGCGAATACGTGGGAGTTTTGTTAGCTTTGGCTAGGTTAAACGGGATTGCTTGCCGCACGATCGGCCGCTACAAGTGCCCGGCTTTTGCTGACAGAAAAGGGGTGTCGCTGGAGCCGGATTTCAATCACGTTTGGCTGGAATTTTACATTCCGGGTTTTGGCTGGGTGCCGATGGAATCTAATCCTGATGACATTCAAGACAGAGGCCCTTATCCGTTGCGATTTTTTATGGGTTTGGCTTGGTATCACGTAGAAATCGGCAAGGGAATTCGGTTTCAAAGTCTCACCAGCGGAGGTCTTCCTTTAAATAAGGAGGAGGTTTCCGTGGGGAGTCTGGCAATTAATCATGTGAGGTTTACAATTTTGGAAGAGTTGCCAGCAGTTTGA
- a CDS encoding aldo/keto reductase: MTGKKTRRNFILSSIAVASSIAGAKAIEQQDREIAAAPNNQAAATVKMPERLLGKTGVKVPIFGLGGAGQTPLSQPGRETEAAAQIERAIELGIRYFDTAAEYGPSEENLGKVLPKHRSRIFLATKTSARDRDGAWRDLEKSLKRLKTDRLDLWQLHHVSFQTELDQIFSAKGAIKAIEEAKQQKIIRFSGITGHHEPAIIVQGWERYPFDTTLISLNAAEKHHPRSFVTSALPIAKAKNIGVIAMKIPAYGKLFQNGVLDGMHQAMGYTLSLPGVHCCVIAADSIKQLEENFKVAQAFQPLNTTEMAALEKRTAAAWQENTFFRQWT; the protein is encoded by the coding sequence ATGACCGGCAAAAAGACTCGCCGCAATTTTATATTGAGCAGTATAGCCGTTGCCAGCAGCATTGCAGGTGCTAAGGCGATCGAACAGCAGGATCGGGAAATCGCAGCCGCACCCAATAACCAGGCTGCAGCCACAGTAAAAATGCCAGAACGACTGTTAGGCAAAACAGGTGTGAAAGTGCCGATTTTCGGTTTGGGTGGGGCCGGACAAACACCGCTGTCGCAGCCGGGAAGAGAAACAGAAGCGGCGGCGCAAATTGAACGCGCGATCGAACTAGGCATTCGCTATTTTGACACGGCGGCCGAGTACGGGCCCAGCGAAGAAAACTTAGGCAAAGTTTTGCCCAAACATCGATCGCGCATATTCCTAGCCACAAAAACCTCCGCCAGAGACAGAGATGGCGCGTGGAGAGACTTAGAGAAATCGCTCAAAAGATTGAAAACCGATCGGCTAGACTTGTGGCAACTCCACCACGTCTCATTCCAAACAGAATTAGACCAAATTTTCAGTGCCAAAGGAGCAATAAAGGCGATCGAAGAAGCCAAACAGCAAAAAATAATTCGTTTTTCCGGCATCACCGGACATCACGAACCTGCTATCATTGTGCAAGGCTGGGAGCGCTATCCTTTCGACACAACATTAATCTCCCTCAACGCCGCCGAAAAACATCACCCGCGCTCCTTTGTTACCAGCGCTTTACCAATTGCCAAAGCTAAAAACATCGGCGTCATAGCCATGAAAATACCAGCTTACGGCAAATTATTTCAGAACGGTGTTTTAGATGGAATGCACCAAGCAATGGGCTACACGCTTTCACTTCCCGGCGTGCACTGCTGCGTCATCGCCGCCGACTCAATAAAGCAATTAGAAGAAAACTTCAAAGTCGCCCAAGCATTCCAACCCCTGAACACAACAGAAATGGCAGCACTTGAAAAACGCACCGCCGCCGCTTGGCAAGAAAATACCTTTTTCCGACAGTGGACTTAA
- a CDS encoding alpha/beta fold hydrolase gives MQTSPAITAAPIAGTYWQWRGHSVYYVRSGDRHPQRPPLLLIHGFGASTDHWRKNISGLSKDFEVWAIDLLGFGRSAKPELQYSGDLWRDQLHDFITNIIGRPAVLAGNSLGGYAALCVAAGRPESAAGLILINSAGPFSEPQPAPEAPPLQKAISAVAKTLFQQDWASFLLFQYVRQRSTIRKTLEKVYLDQSAVTDQLVEEIYLPSCDPGAPKVFASVFRTPQGEKIDVLLSQLNCRLLMLWGEGDPWMNSTERSAKFRKHYPQLTEHFIKAGHCPHDEVPEQINELIRAWIIDQ, from the coding sequence ATGCAAACAAGCCCAGCCATCACCGCAGCCCCCATAGCCGGCACTTACTGGCAGTGGCGGGGGCATTCAGTGTACTACGTTAGATCCGGCGATCGGCATCCACAACGCCCTCCCCTGCTGTTAATTCACGGTTTTGGCGCTTCCACAGACCACTGGCGCAAAAATATCAGCGGTCTGAGCAAAGACTTTGAAGTGTGGGCGATCGACCTTTTGGGATTCGGGCGATCGGCAAAACCCGAATTGCAGTACAGCGGCGACCTCTGGCGCGACCAACTCCACGACTTTATCACGAACATCATCGGCCGGCCCGCCGTACTAGCCGGCAACTCCCTCGGAGGCTACGCCGCCTTGTGTGTAGCAGCCGGGCGCCCCGAATCAGCAGCCGGACTCATATTAATCAACAGCGCCGGCCCCTTCAGCGAACCGCAGCCCGCACCCGAAGCCCCGCCCTTGCAAAAAGCTATATCTGCAGTAGCTAAAACCTTATTTCAGCAAGATTGGGCAAGTTTTCTGCTGTTCCAGTACGTGCGCCAGCGATCGACAATTCGGAAAACCCTAGAAAAAGTTTATCTCGACCAAAGCGCCGTCACAGACCAATTAGTAGAAGAAATTTACCTTCCCTCCTGCGATCCCGGTGCCCCCAAAGTATTCGCCTCCGTATTCCGAACACCCCAAGGCGAAAAAATTGACGTATTGCTGAGTCAATTAAACTGCCGGTTGCTAATGCTGTGGGGAGAAGGCGATCCGTGGATGAATTCCACAGAAAGAAGCGCTAAATTTCGCAAACACTATCCGCAGTTGACAGAACACTTTATCAAAGCCGGTCACTGTCCCCACGACGAAGTACCAGAACAGATAAACGAACTGATTCGCGCCTGGATAATTGACCAATAG
- a CDS encoding ATP-binding protein, whose amino-acid sequence MIAISPRPVGRNWITISFASTLYLCPILDLLLAEVPDYWQAELRLGLQEALVNAAKHGNKLDPGKTVGVRFSIVQNQYWWVISDEGSGFNAPCSCNLYTDDCDSLLAEDVADNSGLPHVEQECGRGLFILYQIFDRVEWNSQGTELRLCKELPSRYRLPRLR is encoded by the coding sequence GTGATTGCTATTTCACCTCGTCCCGTCGGACGCAATTGGATTACGATTAGCTTCGCTTCTACTCTATACCTTTGTCCTATTTTGGATCTGCTCCTAGCAGAGGTGCCAGATTACTGGCAAGCGGAATTGCGGTTGGGGCTTCAAGAAGCTTTGGTAAATGCTGCTAAGCATGGAAACAAATTAGATCCCGGTAAAACTGTTGGAGTCCGTTTTTCGATCGTCCAAAACCAATATTGGTGGGTGATATCGGATGAAGGTTCTGGCTTTAATGCCCCTTGCAGTTGCAACCTTTATACTGATGATTGCGACAGTCTCCTAGCAGAGGACGTTGCAGATAACTCTGGACTACCCCATGTAGAACAGGAATGTGGTAGGGGATTGTTTATTCTTTACCAAATATTCGATCGGGTAGAGTGGAATTCTCAAGGTACAGAGTTACGGCTGTGCAAAGAACTTCCCAGTCGTTACCGACTGCCTCGCTTGCGCTAG
- a CDS encoding DUF6439 family protein, translating into MLETTQTTQTVNLNELSTVELAQALAARLAISEKDWHRLKANRSARACEQAAAALVFLLKQQPEEALPRLNQAAGWLDRSISAPPCPTHGN; encoded by the coding sequence ATGCTTGAAACTACACAAACAACCCAAACTGTCAACCTCAACGAGCTGAGCACGGTAGAACTAGCCCAAGCTCTAGCTGCGCGCCTCGCCATCTCCGAAAAAGATTGGCACCGCCTCAAAGCCAACCGTTCCGCGCGGGCCTGCGAGCAAGCTGCGGCCGCTTTGGTCTTTTTGCTCAAACAACAGCCCGAAGAAGCTCTCCCGCGCTTAAACCAAGCAGCAGGATGGCTGGATCGATCGATATCGGCTCCTCCCTGTCCCACCCACGGCAATTGA